The Oryza glaberrima chromosome 5, OglaRS2, whole genome shotgun sequence DNA segment cctctggttatcaaccgtgtcgaaacccggttgacctcgccgagaaggctaatccctgcaagcgaatcgaagaacacaaccAAGAATaggatagattgcaaccaaattgcatatgaatgattaagcactcgaatttggggttccacaaactgatctagcggcgaaattgttcttgacagaataatctaagcaaaacccaactctaaacgatgacggctaccgaattaatatgattagggacgtcctagggttgccctagggcgcacacccccttgggctaagcccacgacacaattacaaggcccaaaacccgaGTCAGATTCCGttagatacgtggcttgttttgcagattcctggcagctcggtaggtattttgacgtgggacaaaaaccatctgaaagtagactccataagctttccaacaagtactcgtGAAcaccgaaattccttctagattagCGGCTATGtctgtttgaagttgatgctgttagGAGTCCCAAATCCGAATACAAAACGTGTACAActtgatctcttgtcttctatggaccaaaagtgacgtggtgaggtagaagtagacttggagaaCGTCTTGgttttggtccccaatcaacttctttaatcatccatgcatcagttacgctcggtctcttttccttcgcccaagcaagtacctctgcaaacgaaaacacacaaaactcattgtgtagcaacgtttattcaaatatataacaagtaaatctaatgtagaacatatgcacctttatttgattaatacataaggtagtcatggttatatccgagctagttatgTCCTCATCACCCCCCCTcccgcggtaaccgtgaaaaaacCGCGTAAATTTCGGTTTcgaaaatttgaattcaaaatctGTGGTAGCATAGTTTTGGCACGGTTACCGCATGGTTTGGAGCGATTACCGTGGTATTTGTGTGGTAACCGTGAGATGTTTGGCCGAAAGAagaacaaaatgaaaaaaaatgtaaaaagaaTTGGAGAAACACTTAAATGTGTGTAGAATTTGGggataataacaaaaaaaaatagagagatgAGAGTACTTGGAGATATTTTCTCCACGTATGGGTCTTAATGGGCCACATGACCGGTGCAAGCTTAGGCCCACTTCattatttctttttcctatGTCCTAATTGACTCTTTTTCATGAAATTTCTTCACCATAATACACTACAAATCAAGCACtacattccttttttttattttttttgaatttttgaatttgCTCAAAATTTGGCAAACCCTACTGCCGGTAAGGGTTACCGAACCCCCATGGTAAGCCTGGTAACCGCGGTTACCGGCGGTTTTGCAAACCCTGGTTCCACCAAGCATTTCTTATCTTTCCCACCACCTGCTCTTATTCAAATACTATGAACTCCTTTGGCAAATAGGATACGGAAATGATATTCCACTCTCCAAAGGGTAAACATTAtaggggcaattgcaaatttaccactactttgaatcgttattgcaaaactgtcactagaaaattgcaaaaatgacactagaactgtcattcgagtggcatccttacaatattgaaaaaaccgatggcaaatttgcaaatgccccatATCCTAGTGCTGACACGAAATTTTCCGTCCGACGTGCCGGATGTGCATCGATCACGCCAAAAATGAGGCATGAGAGATCTACTTAGTTCCAATACAGGTCCTAGATCTTGAtgactgtcacgcccggaaattcactagtaatttccgaacttatttgtgtataaaatcctcgtccaggaatcagccgagatacacaaactgacaatttaatatacaaatccatcataataataacgttacatacttacaaaagaaaagaaaaacagcagcggaattaacggtctagcgatggcttcagctccactcccacaagcagctcaactggggtataagccaaacgtcttctccttctggatcctttttcttcaactgaggtttgatgattattgccaggtgagcatatgacatactccgcaagccatacagcaaatatgcaagtgcacaatgataccaaaggatggcataatataggctcatttgcgaaagcagcatttagcaaagagttaagagtagtaaaacagtagagtaattaatcagaaattttaatcaacactgaacagcacacccatgctgctcaggcccaaccaaacctgaacaaccaaccccggtggtacagatcaaacctccaaaccaggaattatccattccaacCCAGGAGTCAAAtttattatcacattattattattaatgagtagtgtgggactaatcacgaaaaacattgctcaacccgcccataatCACGGgtatggctattcgaatagttttactctggctagagatgtaccactgtacccacaagacatgattccacacatgttaccatgccccGAACTACCACCatggcactgcaaagggggGAATCGTGACAGTACCctttgcacaacacaactcaccacagtgcaccattcctggatcataatcactccctcaaaaaccagaggcatggactccccagcgacccccacggacttctcgccgcttctcagtctggcaccccgtaatgaactatgctatacaaaagataaagccgttgcccacgctggcttgtggttggcatggtaaatgtttcacaacagtagctcgcgaaccggtccttaattatcatgagcacaaccatcaaaaccatatgcttacaacccacctttaatcaagttttaattatcaattaattaacataacacgattaaccatcgtgagctaccattaaatataaccataattaataatgtagtatgattcatcccattaatgagctaatgtttctaagcatggctaagcaattatacatatagcatttagctgaaccaaaccaatatataaggttctagctaatcaaattataacccataggaaaataaagtcatcttcggccattaattaattgggaaaggctcaccacccgatgacattcgaaaataatgcataagttgaaataaaacaatagcatTAAACAAGTTCAagatgctcaaagggttgtttgggatctgtgtgacttgccttgagcttcttcaaacgcttccgaaccttcctcaacgaaaacgctctcctccggaacgtcggaaactaaagcaaatgaacaaaatcaacaaaacagtacaaaaacaagtaTAAACAGTACacgtggatatttttaacatgtagatcttgattttagaaaaatttagcaacttgaaccactcgaatccgagttacgatgatttagttatgaatttccgaagtttaatcgattttcatctaataaagAAAACTAAGAAAAGGGATTAatgacgtcatcgctgacgtcatcgctgacgtcatcgccggccatggcacggCTTCCACACGACCACCGGCAAAAGAAGGCTCGGTTGGGCTAACGGAGGACATctacgcgtagaggacgacgacgtgaactcaccggtgcaaagaacaacgacggacgacgacgaacgacggcTGGCGACGAGGTTCGACGGCGGCTCAGCTCGGGTCAACAATGGCAACAGCGCTCCGGCGGTCAtcggcggctgcgaaggggcggccggggttcctctcctccgtgcgcacccaacggcggcgacggatggCAACAGCGACGGCTACTGCGGCGGTGCGACGCGGCTGgaaggtcgccggcgacggcggtggctagGGCAACGTGGCGGCAGCGCTATGGGCGACGAGGGAGCTCAGGACttggggcaaacggaagaggacgactaggggatgctatttataggcatGGGTGGAGGAGATCGGCTCAGGAACGGATGGATTTGGTGAAGGAAGTTAGGATTTATCCGAGTTCACCCGAATAAAAACGGCCAAAATTCGTGACATAGATAACGAATTTGATGGGGGTTTCTTCGGGATTAGGTAGAGGAGATAGAGaggaatccgtttttgcaatcaattttgGAAGGGGATCAACAGTTCGGCCGGATCGAACGGAGAAGGTGGCGTTGCAACGCACGGCATCGGGCAGAACACTGTTGCGAGAGGGAGGTAAAGCAGACTTTAGGCTGGgctgaggaagggagagagaagaggaaggaatgggCTGAAAAGggcccaagctgaggaggaggatttttattacttttccaaataaatcaatcaccaaaatgatctttgaattgttaaaaatacttccattgctcaaataatttcaggaaaaatcttgaaaatactttgacactcaaagtacttaaaaaaattaaaatcagatcatttaatgattaatttaatatttaaataattgctgaactgctctttgtatgattaaaattaagagttgagctccgaaaaatccgagaaaatctagagagtataattaaccatggagaatttaataaaacttaaatccagccatgttttatatttaggaaattttatttctcacatttaacttcacttgtaaattaatgaacatttaatataaattctaataataatttattaaataatttataaatcctaaaacgaaaatcaggatgtgacaatgAGGTACGGGCATGCCAGTCAGTTTAATTCTGCAACTGACAAGAGATGTCAAGTAGCAGCAATTAGTTGATAGATTGAATGATCGGTTGTTGGAGACTAGGAGACCCAGGCGCGGATCATGATAATCTCAAGTGTGCCAAAAGTGTGTGTCAGCCGATAGCGGATAAATGATGGTTTGGTGTAGAATCAGTTGAAGGATCCAATGCTAGTACTTAGCACTGAACGCATTTGGTCATTGAGGCCAGCCGATGTTGATGGGACTGAACGGTCGGTTGTAAGCTTGTTGCAGAATTGGATCGATTGGAAATCCGACACAAATAGACTCAAATAGTTAGATAAACAATGAAGCCTTTGTTACAATCAGTTAGCGAACTTTTCATTATCAAAGACAATCTTAATAGATTAGACTTAACCGAGACGGTATAAGATTGAAGTTGATATAGATAGATTTATCCAACAACTAACTAATCCATATAAGCCGATGTAACACTTAGAACCAGTaaccagataactcatcggttAGCACTCCAATGAAACATAAGCAAGAAAcgtatcggcttaacaagacttagATTATCAATACAATCTAaaagatcggacctaaccgagacagtaaAAAATTGCGTGTGATAATCTAAACTCGATGAATCGATAGATCTATGCAAAcctgatggatataacaaatctatcttAAAATAGAATTATCTTTAAAGAGACGCCAACTTGATCAGAATATCGGACCGAACGAAGGAAGTCCTAACTAAGTCAATGTGACTCTAAACAATAATGCAATCAAAAGTAGAGACGATATACCAGATAGGCAACACTTGCTTCGGCCCGAATAGAATATCGAACCTAACCGAGGAAGTCCTAGCCACGCCGATGCAAGCGAAGATGACGGAACTTACTTCTCGCCAGAGGTCTCGGACTAAACCGATGCAGCCCATGCTCGAAATTAAGAACTCGACAGGAGTAAATTAGGGTGGCGATATGTTGAAAGTTGTATTGATCTAGAGATAGATTAGAAGAACCCTagatgtacatatttataaCATATTTATAACCTCGAGCCAATATGAATCCCCATCATAAATGACTCAtgtttcctaaagataaaacaCAAGTCCTAATCAGACACTAACCAAACtttttaaagataaaaagaaaaaaatactaaaccctgcataattaatagataaattaaGCTGCCATGCCATGGTCTTCACGACTCcttcttgaactcggtctcttctggacaGACTTTCCATCGGTTGATTGTGTTCTTTCCCTAACCAAATCCACTAAAGAATCTTACCATATTTTGGCATTAACACCTAGCCATCCTTTTTTTTACACCTCAATCTTAGCCATTTACCCATTTCCCTTTCTCAATCCCATGTCTCATAATCCTTTTGCTAAAATATGCCCTATATGCATCTCTCTATGATCTCTTATCACGTTGTTGTGCCTCTTTCCCCATCTTTACAAACTCGCTTCCCAATCTCGCCATGTTCTCTCTCCCCTAAGGTGTGTCACTCTCTCTATGTGCTTTTTATCTGCTCTTCAGTGCCTTACAACCTATAAAGTGAATATTGGACTCTATGCTAGTCCTTGGGCAAGCAAGTAAACCCCTTTCTCATTGAAAACCAACCATGTGCCTTTGCTACAACTCATGTTTTGCAAATTACATAGAGTCCATGTCGTTTGCATCTCTGTCACAAATCATGGCAATTGCTTTGGCATCTCGCCAATTGGTAGAGATTTCATGGGGATTTCATGGAGAAAGGAGAAAGCGAGACAAGGAAGCTAGAGGCAGAGGTAAGCGAAGATCGGTAGGGGTAttcaattttctcttcttcgaTACCATAGCCCGTCGAGTCAATAGGTCTTTTACCATTTACAACTGGGTTTCGCCCAAGACAACCCACGAGGCCCATGGCCCATACATCATTTGACCCCAACAACACAACTCATGCTTCCAAGGACACAAAAATTCCCCCCTCATAAGAACCGGCTTGTCCCTAAGCTGGTGCATCTTGGAATCGTTGTCGTAACTGGCACAGGTTTTCCCAGGTTGCCAACTCCATTGGCAGTCTGGTCCATTGTATCAAGACATGAGGAATCATTGCCCTACCACTCTTGATCAGTTGGTGTTGAAGCACTTCTTCAGGCACGACTTCAGCTGTAGTATCAACATAATTTAGGGAGATCAGTAATTATTTGCGTTCCGACCTTCAATGCCTTTTTTAGCAACCACAAATGAACAACCAGATGTATGTGACTACACACTAGGAGCTCCAATTTGTATGCCACAGCTCTCACCCAATCTAACACTCTGTAGGGGCCATAGTATTTGAAACTGAGTTTATGATAGGAACGTCGTGCTACAGTTATCTGCATATAGGGTTGGTGTATCAAGAGTTGGTGTTTCAGGTATACTAGATCCCCCAATTCTAACCACCTCTCAGTTCTGTGTTTCTTGGCTTGATGAACCACCATTGTTGTGCCTTGATCAGTTGATGATGTAGAACCACATTCAACTGTGAGTATTCCTGTAGCCAAACCTGCACATCAGGCATTATGCTCTGCCCCAGATTCACTTCACCAAAATAAGTGTGCTTTCTAGCAAATAAAATTTCATATGGTTATTTTCCAAGGGCTCTATGGAAATCAGTGTTGTATCAATGTTGAGCTTGAGAGAGCTATTGTGATCATTTAGTCAGGCAAGCATGAACATCACACCACAAAAATGCTTCAACGCATTGATTTAGCATTTCTGATTGCCCATCTGTCTAGGGATGATAGGATGAGCTCATGTTCAATTTCACATATGCCAATTTAAATAGTTCTTTTTTTACGGGAAGTTTAAATAGTCCTTGCCACACCTATCTCTATTAGATATAATAATTTTAGGCATATCAAAGTCTTATAAATATTGGACATGAAAGCTTGGGCTACAGTAAGTGTTGTGAAAGGATGAGATAGGGGAATCAACTAGGCAAACTTTGTGAATTTATCAATGACCACTAGAATAATATAAAATCTGCCTGACTTAGGTATTTCCCAAACTTGTAGGGGAACATGGAGTGGTTGTAACAAATCTGGAGCCATGCCATGTTCAGCTTTTGCTTGTTGGAAAACTTCACATTGTTCTAAACATCCTTCTTAAACCCTGGCCATGTAAACTTTGATCATTTGGTAAGCTGCTGCCATGATAGAGTGGCCACCAATTCCACTTTTCATGTGGAGACATCATAACATCATGTTTAGCCTCTATATGTGCACCTAGCCAGATTTTACCATGGAACCTAATCACCCCTTTGACCAACTGAAACCAATCCTTTCCCACAGGACTCAAACTCAATTCAATCAGCAATTGTTTTGTCACTAGATCCTTAATGTATCCTTCTATCACACTCTCTAGTCATTTAGGATTCATGCTTTACGCAtgtcctcccctctctctctctccatcttatCTCCTCACACGATCACACGCACCCTTCCCTATCTCTCTCCACACAAGCCCGACGATGACACCCCTCCTCCGGTGATGGCTTTCCAGCgagtctcctcctcctctttatTGCGAGCTCCATCGTTGGAGAAAAGGAATCACAATTGAGTTGCCTTCCTCCTTCGATGACGGCGGCTGCAAAGACCTCTATCTAGCGATCCCCCTCCTTCCTACCTCCGAAAAGCTTCCTCAATCAACCAAGTCAGTTCCTTTTCTCGCTGTCGATCCTCACTATGCCATCGCCTGGTATCACCGGCGCCAAAAGGCATCAAAATGATGGTGCTGTCCCGCTCAGCTGGCCTCCtccccccctccacctcgctTTGCCCTTGCCATCAACACTAGCCTATTGCCCGTTGCCGACCCCACAGCTCcggcgacgccgctgccgccgccttgcAGGCCAATACTCTAAGCCCGATCCCCCACTTACCCCTCCCTAACAAAACCCTTCGCTCACCCCACcctgaaaccctaaccctacccCTACCCCTACCCCTACCCTGAGCTTGTTGTCACACGGCAGAAAACTGTGCGCAACTTGCGCCCCTTGCGTGCACACGAATTAGGATTCCTGGAACGCGACTACAAACTATGCATCTTCCTCCTAGAAGAGGGGTCGGAGGTGATGGAACTATGTTTTTCAATCCTACCGCCTCGAGAGTTCGATCTACCTCACGTGGGTTTCTTCCCACCATCTCTCGTTTATGTTGTGGTGTGCCTGTTCATCAAAATACAAGAATTAATGAAGTGCATATGTTGTGCTTGTCGTATCGTTAAAATTCACCACTACAAAAACAATTTTTATGCACAAGAACCCTTATAAGTTGCAGGTGGACTGTAAATAAACCTGCCTCCAGCTCGGGAGGGGCGGATCTAGAGCCTGGTGGAGGAGGCAAGGGGCGACGGCAACAGCGACGGGCCCTCCCCCGCGCGGATCTGACGGTGGCGGTCGTCCCCTGAGCGGATCCAGTGGTGTGCACGGGAGAGGCCAACCACGAGCAGGAGCGGTGACAGTAGGCTCGGGAGCAGCCGACCGCAGGTGGGAGCGGCTGCCTCCGGGTTCGGGAGGGGCGGATCGAGAGCCTGATGGAGGAGGCGTGGGGCAGCAGCGGTGGGGCCCTCCCTCACGCGGCCCTACGTGGATCCTGCGATGGTGGCAGGAGGAGCCTGACAGAGGAGGTGAGGGCGACAAAGAGGAGCGGTGGCGGACTATTGCGACGATGTCGCCGGCGGATAGCACCTAGCTAGGGTTTGGAGTTTTGATTTTtggggatttttattttttttattttatttttacgtGCAGACGACATAAACACTTGTACGCAAAAATAGTGATTTTCATAGACACTTTCGGGTAGACGAGCGGCCCACCCACACGCAAAAATAGGTTTTTGgccgtatgaaaaaaaaaacttttttagtAGTGACTCTCACTAAGTTAACTTACGAGTGTTAGCAAATATATATGGTCTGACCTGTTTAGGAGGCTTATTTAACATGCCCCCACAACTTATGAAGCATTTTGGCCTcactggcaaaaaaaaaaaaaaaaaaaaaaaaacttgcgaaGCATTTTTCCCAGTCTTGTTATTTATCAGTTACCTGGTTTTCTTTCCCTACATGTCCGGCATTTCAACATACGCAAAGTATAGCCTAAACTTGCACGGTTTGAAAAACTCTTTTGTTTCCTTTGTATTTTTATTTCCTGCATTGAACTAAATGCGTTTTTATGCTTATTAAGAtcaaattatttatttcatGCCGGTAAGGATCCACCAAAATACAATCTTTGAATTTTGAGCTATAGCATGttttgttttgtaaaaaaaagaatggcaTATGATTCATTAGTTTGTTGGATGTCGATCAAATATAACAGTTGAAGAAAAACGATTGATAGCTAATGATGTTCCTCGCTAAACCCAATGCAACAGGGTCTTGACCGTCCACGATTACAGCATCGAGAGTGTTGGGGCAGTGTTGAACTCCACAACTAGTATGATTGAAACCTTTACGGCTTTCCAAAAGTCTGCGAAAAAGCATTTCACTGCTGCCTTCGTGTTCGGTTCGATGTGTGGTATTGTGCTGATGGTGCTCGCgcaaatagtagtggtattCCTCGCACTTTTAATTGAAGCTGTGCTGATCATCAATATGCTTGGGCCGATGGCATCCATGGTGATCTCAATGATCCGCCTAATACGGCACGATTATGGTGATGACAATGGAAATCTCAGAGCAGCCTTGTTCATATTTTACTCCCTAGCTCTGGCTCATAGTGTGTGCTTCTACTGCTGGTTCCTGCTTCAGTATTTCCTTGAGAAGTTGTCCAAGTCGGCAAGCAAAGAATTCGGCCTTAACAAGGACTTTGGGGGCCAAATATTGCTCCTTCAATACCTCCGAGAAACCAAAGCCAAGTGTGCAGATGATCTGAGCTTGCCCGGTGGCTGGAACATGGTCACATATGCTGTCGGATTGCTGAAATCCGTGTCCCGGGATGATCATCTGGATGGTTTACGGATGCTTGATGCATTCGTCGTCAACAAGAGGCCATCCATAAGACTGGAGCTACTGTCCTCCAGCGAATCCATCCAGAATCTGATCAAAATGCTTCAGTGGACTGGCCCGGCACTGGAGGACCAAGAGATGAGAGAACGCGCCGCAAGGATCGTGGCAGATGTTGCCACGGGTGCATTACACATTGTTCAGATACCAGGTGCCCTGCAGTGCATATCTTCTCTGCTTCAAGTATCTCCACTAAGACAATACTGCCAAGAGGTTGAAAAAGGTCCACAGAAACAGGATCAAGacaaggaaggaggagaagaagaaaaagacaaGAACATGAATACTGCAATAGATGAGCAGATAACTGACAGGCTTCTAAGGATGGACAGAAGAGCGCAGAAATTCTTATTTGGGACGATGGATGAACAGAGCCCCTTCAAGCCCCAAGGCACTAGAGAGTTGATTCATCAGGGCCTACAGATACTTGAGAGGCTCGCATGTGACGACCAAAACTGCAGAGAGATCTGCTGCAACCAACGGCTGCTTACCAAGATCATTGCGCCAATCAATTCTCCTGCTTTACTTCACACAGATTATGACAATGCATGGGTTGATATACTGAGCATTTTGCTGAGGCTGGTGAGGCTGCTCATCAGTGCTCCTGGAGAAGCTGGCACAAGGGTATGCCATGATATCTCGGCTTGTGAGGACGCGGTCCGCAACTTGTTGGGGATTCTTGGCCAAAATGCAACTTATCCCATGCAACTTCAGGAAAATGCCATGGAGATTCTTACAGAAATAGCAATTGGTAGCCCTGCAATCATGGCGGAGGATTTCATCAGGAAGCTGTGGTGCATCTTCCTTTCCAACAGAGGAACAAGCAGATCGAGGAGAAAAGCAGGAGAACAACTTGCAAAACTGCTTTCTGCTCAAGGTGGAAATGGGCAGGTATTTGTCAAGGATGTATTTTGTGAAAATGATACAGTTGTTGCTCAACTCATTGATATACTTGTTCAAGACAAGGAGTGCCAGATAAGTGCG contains these protein-coding regions:
- the LOC127773475 gene encoding uncharacterized protein LOC127773475 — protein: MASMVISMIRLIRHDYGDDNGNLRAALFIFYSLALAHSVCFYCWFLLQYFLEKLSKSASKEFGLNKDFGGQILLLQYLRETKAKCADDLSLPGGWNMVTYAVGLLKSVSRDDHLDGLRMLDAFVVNKRPSIRLELLSSSESIQNLIKMLQWTGPALEDQEMRERAARIVADVATGALHIVQIPGALQCISSLLQVSPLRQYCQEVEKGPQKQDQDKEGGEEEKDKNMNTAIDEQITDRLLRMDRRAQKFLFGTMDEQSPFKPQGTRELIHQGLQILERLACDDQNCREICCNQRLLTKIIAPINSPALLHTDYDNAWVDILSILLRLVRLLISAPGEAGTRVCHDISACEDAVRNLLGILGQNATYPMQLQENAMEILTEIAIGSPAIMAEDFIRKLWCIFLSNRGTSRSRRKAGEQLAKLLSAQGGNGQVFVKDVFCENDTVVAQLIDILVQDKECQISAAAILEHLCCHFVRYNELSEICVVKLLRMILDLISKMEIKEETVPGAGESNSFDVHNDEESKPPKQSGPKKPWVPKNDELSEETKFLAALMSLLVVICNKMVDAHVVIAIIHLKPSCIKDFNGNHFDAVLSTALKNMSDIDNCMLFAVQDCQITKPARTLSSLVKEAQGLLQNAQDVTVLSD